The nucleotide window CGACGGGCATCGAACTGCCGGGCGAAGGCGAAGGGATTTTGTTCAACCCCGACGACATGCGCGACAGCGATATCGCGACCATGTCGATCGGGCAAAGTATCGCCGTCACGCCGTTACAAATGTTGCAGGCGTACGGAGCGTTGGCCAACGGCGGCAAAATGATGAAACCGCACATCATTTCATCCATTGTCAATCCGGACGGCACGACATACCGGACAAGCAAGGCGGAAGAAGTCGGACAACCGATTACGCCCGAAGTGGATCACACGCTGGTTCCCATGCTTGAGCAGGTGGTTTCCGGCGGCGGAGGGGTGAAAGCGCAGGTCAACGGCTATCGCCTCGCCGGCAAAACCGGTACGGCGCAGAAGTTGGATACGGAACACGGCGGCTATTTGGATGGGCGTTACATCGCATCCTTTATCGGCTTCGGGCCGATTGAACAGCCGGAAGCGGTATGTCTCGTTGTTCTCGATGATCCGGAGGGCGTATACTATGGAGGACAGATCGCCGCTCCTGTATTTGCCGAGGTCATGGGAGAAATCATGCGTTATCGCGGCATACATCCCAATGTGACGGATGTGGCGGATACCGGTACGGCGGAAACAGCGGTGCTTGAGCCGCTGACGTTAACGCGAACGGAGGAGGGTAAAATTATTGTGCCGGACTTCACGGGACGACGTTTGCGCGATGTGTTGGAATGGGCCAATCAGGCCCAGGTCGGCGTAGTTCCGGAGGGACATGGCGTGGTCATCACGCAAACTCCGCTCGCCGGATTGACGTTGGAAGATACCCGACAGATTCGGGTACAATTGGCGGAATAAAGGAGGCAATTCCATGCGAAGCGATATTGAAATCGCCCAGGCGGCGAAGCTGCAACCGATTACGGAAATTGCCGCGGCGGCAGGTATTGACGAAAAATATTTAGCACCGTACGGACGCTATAAGGCGAAGATCGGCTACGATTTAATTCGCAAGTTGGACAGCGCCCAAAACGGACATTTGATTTTGGTTACGGCGATTTCTCCGACCCCTGCCGGTGAAGGAAAGTCGACGACGACAGTCGGTTTGGCACAGGGTCTTGCCAAGCTCGGTAAAAAAGTGATGGTGGCGTTGCGTGAACCGTCGCTCGGGCCGTGCATGGGAATCAAAGGCGGCGCCGCCGGCGGCGGCTATTCGCAAGTGGTGCCGATGGAAGATATCAATCTTCATTTTACCGGCGACATGCACGCCATTACCGCGGCGCACAATTTATTGGCGGCGATGCTTGATAACCACCTGCAACAGGGCAATGCGCTGCGCATTGATCCGCGTCGGATCGTGTGGAAACGCGTGGTCGATATGAATGATCGGGCATTGCGTCACATCGTGGTCGGTCTGGGCGGCAAAGTGAACGGCGTGCCGCGTGAAGACGGCTTTGATATTACGGTCGCGTCCGAAGTCATGGCGATTTTATGTCTCGCGCAGGATCTCAAAGATATGAAAGAACGGTTCAGCCGCATTATCGTCGCCTACGATTACGACGGTAACGCGGTAACGGCCGGCGACCTGCATGCGCAGGGTGCGATGACGGCGTTAATGAAGGATGCGATCTCGCCCAACCTGGTGCAGACGATTGAACATGTGCCGGCGCTGGTGCACGGCGGTCCGTTTGCGAATATCGCGCACGGTTGCAATTCGCTGGTGGCCACCAAAACCGCGTTGCACCTGGCGGATTATGTTGTTACGGAAGCCGGTTTCGGCGCGGATCTGGGCGCGGAAAAATTCTTTGATATTAAATGCCGCTACGGCAAGTTAAAACCGGAAGCGGCGGTATTGGTCGCGACGGTGCGCGCGCTCAAAATGCACGGCGGACGCGCGAAAAACGAACTCACCGAGCCGGATGTCGACGCGCTTAAGCGGGGTCTGGAAAACCTCGGCAAACATTTAGAAAATATCGCCAAATATAATGTTCCCGCTGTTGTGGCGATCAATGCGTTCGCCAGCGACACGGCAGAAGAAATGGCGGCGATTCGTACATACTGCGAAGAACGCGGCGTACCCGTCGCGTTGTCCGATGTTTTTGCCAAAGGTGGAGAAGGCGGCAAGAAACTTGCGCAAGCCGTACTGGCGGAAATGGCCAAGGGCACCGCTGATTTTCAGCCGCTGTATGCGAGCGAATTGAGCATTCCCGACAAAATCCGTACCATTGCGAGGGAAATTTACGGCGCGGACGATATTGTTTTGGAGGCGGCGGCGCAAAAAACGTTGACCGATATTGAAGCGGGCGGGTATGCGGCATTGCCGGTCTGCATCGCCAAGACGCAGTATTCATTCTCCGATGATCCGAACAAACTGGGACGTCCCAGCGGATTTACGCTGCACGTACGCGAACTTAAAATCAGTGCCGGCGCAGGCTTTATCGTCGCTCTTACCGGCAATATCATGACGATGCCCGGTTTACCGAAAAAGCCGGCCGCGGAAAAAATCGACGTGACGGCGGACGGAAATATTGTCGGTCTTTTCTGAGGGGGAGTCATGCGAGAACTTACAGGCGCGCCCGTAGCGGCCGTGCAGCAGGAAACTACAGCGAAAAAAATCCGCATGCTGGCGGCGAAGGGCGTTACTCCGGGACTGGCCATTGTGCGTTTCAGCGCGGATCGGGCGGCGCAGATGTACGGCGACTTTTTAGCGAAGTCCGCGGCACAAGCGGGATTATATGTCGAACGGGTCGAGCCCGAGGAAAATCTGACGCAAGAGGACGCTTTGGCGACCATTCACGCGCTGAATCAGAATCCGCAGATTGACGGTATTTTACTTTTAATGCCGTTGCCGCCGGGACTGGATCGCAGTTCCCTGGTCGAAGCGATTGCGCCGGGCAAAGATATCGACGGTTTGACGCCGACGCAGGTAGGTCGGCTTGTGACGGGCCGCACCGCATTTGTGCCGGCGACCGCGCGGGCGGTGCTCGCCACGCTGCGGCATTATGAAATTCCGCTCGCCGGTAAACACGCGGTGGTGATCGGTCGCAGCGATGTCATCGGCAAACCGGTTGCGCAATTGCTGCTGGCGGCCAACGCGACGGTGACCATTTGCCACTCCAAAACGCAGGACTTGCCGCATTTCACGCGCGCGGCGGATATTTTGGTCGCGGCGGTCGGCAAAGCGATGATGGTGACGCCGGACATGGTGAGTGATGATGCGGTTGTCGTCGATGTCGGCATCCATCGCGTCGACGGCAAAACCGTCGGCGATGTCGCGCCGGAGGCGCTCGCGAAAGCGCAGGCGGCGACACCGGTTCCGGGCGGTATCGGTTCGGTAACGACCGCGCTCATGCTGGACGCGGCGGTGACCGCGGCGTTGCGGCATCATCCGTAAGAAATGACGGTACGGAAGTATTGCGCTTTCGTACCGTTTTTTGTATAATGAAATAACCGGCGACTGTGCAGAGGTCGTTTATGGCAACCTTTCGGGGCTTGTGCAATGGAAGTTCGTGAACCCTGTCAGGTCCGAGAGGAAGCAGCAGTAAGCGAATCCTTTCATGTGCCACGAGGTAACTCGGGAGGTTGTCATAAACGGTTTCTGCCGGTAACCGGATATCGCAGCGTTCCGCTGCGTTTTTTATTTCGTACAGAAAAGAGGCAAGGCATGGCGTACTTGGCATTGTATCGTAAATGGCGGCCGCAGACGTTCGCTGACGTCGTCGGTCAGGATCCGATCGCGCATACGCTTGCGCAAGCGGTAGCCCGCGGTAAAGTGGCGCATGCATATTTGTTTTCCGGTCCGCGCGGCACGGGCAAGACGAGTATGGCGAAAATTTTAGCCAAAGCGCTCAACTGTATTCACGGACCCACGGCGGAACCGTGCAATGCGTGCGAACGTTGTCGGGAGATTACGCAAGGCACGGCCTTTGATGTGAGTGAAATTGACGCGGCGTCCAATCGCGGCATTGACGAGATGCGCGCGTTGCGGGATACCGTCGCACAATTGCCGACGGTTGCGCGGACCAAAGTGTATATCATCGATGAAGCGCATATGCTCACCAAGGAAGCGGCGAACGCGCTACTGAAAACGCTGGAAGAGCCGCCGGAACATGTTGTGTTTATTTTGGCGACGACCGAACCGGAACGCTTGCCCGCCACCATTATTTCACGTTGCCAGCGCTATGAATTTCGGCGTATTTCCGTGGCTGCGATCACTGCGCAACTGTTGAAAGTGGCGCAGGGTTCGGACATCGAATTGAGCGAAGGCGCGGCGCGGTTGATTGCCGTACGCGCGGAAGGCGGTTTGCGCGACGCTCTAAGTCTGTTGGATCAATGCGCCGGCACCGGCGGCGCGATTACGGATGCCGTGGTGACTACGGTCTTGGGATTACCGGATCAGGAAGAAATCACGGGTTTGGCGGAAGCCGTTTTAGCGCGTGACAGCGCGCGAGCATTGCAAATTTTTCAGGAAATTTTAGCGTCAGGCAAAGAACCCGCCGTTGTATTGCAGCAGCTGTTGCAATGGCTGCGCGATGCTCTTTTGTGTCAAATCGACCCCGACTTTCCGGAACTTGCGATCTACGGTAAGGCGCTTTCGCGCTTACAAAAAATGGCACAAACCATACCTGCCGGCCGTTTGGCCACGCTCGCCACGCGCACGGCGGACGGTTTGCGGGAAGCGCGGTTTGCCGGCTCCGTACGCATGGCGACGGAACTTACTTTGTTGGCGCTTTGCCGCAGCGGCGGGGAAGTGAATGCCGCCGAGTGGGAAGAGCGTATCACGGCGTTGGAAAATAGAGAGGCGGTTGTTTCACCGGCCTTGCTGCAACGTGTAGCCGCGCTGGAAGAAGCCGTGCAACGCGGCGCCACGGCGAAAGCGCGGCGTGCCGAGCCGAGTCCGCCGCTGCCGGACGATGAAGACGCGGCGGTCAGCGCTGAAGAATGGGAAATGAACTTGGCGCCGCCTCCCATCGCTGATGAGGAAGAACCGGCGGCGCCGCCAGAGACAGTACATATGCCGTTGCGGTCACCGCGGAAAAAAACGGCCGGGCCGCCCAAAGCACCGGCGAAACCGTTACCGACGGAACCTGTCGCTTCGCAGTGGAATTCTTCCGCGCCGCAGCATCGAGAAAAGGTAGCTCGACCTTCGGCGAAGAAGCCGGAAAAAGCGACGGAGAACGTTGACTTTTTTGTGCTTCCCGAGCAATATGACGGGATTTGGCAAAACGTTGTCGAGACGCTTTTCGCCCGCAAAAAAATGGCGCAGGCTGCCTGCTACCGCAATGCGAAACTTCTTTTGATCGCCGGCGCTCATGCCGTGATCGCGATCGACCATACGTTTTTGGTCGATGCGGCGAATCGGCCGGATTACCGACAGGAGGTAACCGCTATTTTGCAGGAACTCATCGGCGCGGAACTGACGCTTTTAGCGGTGTTTTCCAAAAGCGCGCAGGCGGACGAAGCGCGCGCTCGCGCCGAAGCGTTACGAGGAAGTGCAGCGCCGTCGTCTGAAAAAACAACGGTTTCCGCATCTTCGGTGACATCGCCGGGGGAGTACCGCAAGATCCGCCGGGAGGATATTGACCCCGCGGATCAAAATGATCCGGTGCTCGCGAACGCCTTGCAGTTTGCCGGTGACTGTGATATATATGTATGGGAAGAATAAAACCGTATTGGACTATTTATCTACCGTGAAAGAGGGGCAATCAATGTTTGGTAATAAAGCGCAAATGGCCGGCATGATGAAAAAGGTCAAAAAAATGCAGGACGACATGGCCAAAATGCAAGACGAATTGAAACGCAAAACAACCGAAGTAACAGCGGGCGGCGGTGCGATCCGTCTCGTGATGAACGGTGAAAAACAAATTACGGAATTAAAAATTGATCCGGCGGTCTTGGAAGCGCAGGACGCCGAAATGCTGGAAGACTTGGTAACGGCGGCCGTCAATGAAGCGGGACGTAAAATTGACGACATGGCTTCGCAGGAAGTCAACCGAATTACCGGCGGGATGGGTCTTCCTCCGGGAATGTTTTAATGAACGAACCGTTAGAGCGGCTGACGGAACAATTTCGTCGCCTGCCCGGCGTCGGCGTGAAAACCGCCCGCCGCTTGGCGTATTTTATTCTGGAAGAGCCGCAGGAGTCGGTGGATGCGTTTATTGAGGCCATCACGACCGCGAAAGCGCAGACCAAGTACTGCTCCGTGTGCGGCAATCTGTCCACCCAGGACCCCTGTGAGTTTTGCGCCGATCCGCGGCGCGATCACAGTGTGATTTGCGTGGTTGAATCTCCCACCGATGTGCAAGCCATGGAACGCTGCCATGAATATCACGGCGTGTACCACGTATTGCATGGCGCGCTTTCGCCTTTGGACGGCATTCAGCCGGAACAGCTCCATATTCGCGAACTTTTGGAACGTTTGCGAGACGACACGGTGCAGGAGATCATCATGGCCACCGATCCGGACGCGGAGGGGGAAGCGACGGCTCTCTATATAGCGGGCTTGGTCAAACCCATCGGCATCAAGGTCACGCGCATCGCGCGCGGCCTACCGGCGGGTGGAGATATCGGTTTTGTGGACGGCGTCACCTTAGCCGGCGCGGTCGCCCACCGTCAAAGTATGTAAGGAGGAGAGTAATATGGTAGCATTGAATACCCTGATTACTTTTGTTGTGGTCGCGATCATCGCGATTTTAATTTTCCGCGTCTTGGGCTGGGCGCTAGCTCCGTTTATCGGTAATATCATTGCCGGCGGACTCTTGTATTGGCTGATCGATGCGATTCTCATGAAACTTCCCTGGACATTTTTGGATGCCATTATCGTCGCTTTATTCGGCATCCCGGGAACGATCGTGATTGCTATTTGTCGCGCCTTGTTTTAATCTGAAAAGCAGCTTTCGGGCTGCTTTTTTATTACCCGTATTTGCGCGTACGCGAATAAAAGGAACGGGGCCGCATGAGATATGTTGTCAGTAAAGAAGTATTTGCCGCATGGTCTCACCATATGACGGGATGTGACAAAAAGAGATTCTGTAATACAGAAATCTCTTTTTGCGTGGGGGAATGCGTTTTGACAAGTCGTGTGACGTTCGCTTACGCTGGCATGAACAGCTTGTTTATAGCGCTGCGATACGAACGCAATTGTTTTACTATGTGCTATAATAAAGAATATAGGAGGGAAGACGATGAGCGTAAATCCGAGATTGGTCAGCCCGGCAATGGACAGCCTACTGGATGCGTTGCTGGCACTTGAAACGCGCGAGGAAGGGTATGCGCTTTTGGAAGATTTGTGCACCGTTTCCGAGCTGCGAGACTTGAGCATGCGCTGGCAGGTGGCGCAGTTGCTGCACAGCGGTCAAAAATATGAATATATCGAATCGCTTACGGGGGCGAGCTCCGCAACGATCAGTCGCGTCAAACGCGCGTTGCGTTACGGCGCGGACGGTTACCAAACGATGCTGGAGCGGTTAGAGGGAAAGGATACGTAGATGGAAGCACTGGAGAAGAGTCATAACGGCTTTAAGGCGTATGATATTCGCGGCATCGTGCCGACGGAAGTGGATGAAGAAGTAAGTTACCGTGTCGGCCGCGCGTATGCGGACCAATATAAGGCGCGCAAAGTAGCGATCGGGCGGGATATCCGCGAAAGCTCGCCGCGCCTTTCTGAGGCGTTGGCGCGCGGTTTGACGGACGGCGGCGTGGATGTGTATGATATCGGCGTCTGCGGCACCGAGATGGTATATTTTGCAACATTTCGTCACGGTTTGGACGGCGGCGTCATGGTGACGGCCAGTCACAATCCGGTCAACTACAACGGTTTGAAACTGGTGCGTGAAGAATGTATTCCGATTAGCGCGGATACCGGCTTAAAAGAAATCGAAGAGCGCGTTTTCGCCGGTCATTTTGCCACGCCGGAAGCAAAAGGTGTCTGTCGAGCGCTGGACGTACAGAAAGAGTATATCGAAACTCTATTGCAGTACGTGGATATGAGTCATTTGAAGCCCATGCACATCGTGGTGAATGCCGGCAACGGCGGCGCGAACTTGGCGTTTCGCGATTTGAAAGAGCATTTACCGTTTACCTGGCATGAATTGTACATGGACGCGGACGCGACCTTTCCTCACGGCGTACCGAATCCGATGATCGAAGAAAATCGGCTGGTGACGAGTCGGGCGGTCATAGCGGAAAAAGCGCAATTGGGCGTGGCCTGGGACGGCGATTTCGATCGTTGCTTTTTAGTGGATGAAAAAGGTAATTTTGTTGAAGGCTACTATGTCTTGGGATTGCTCGCGGAACACTTTTTAGCGCAGGATCCGCACGCGACCATCGTGCATGATCCGCGTTTATACTGGAACACGCAGGCGATTTGTGAACGTTACGGCGCCACCGCGGTGGAATCCAAAGGCGGTCATGCTTTTATGAAAGAAACGATGCGGCGCGTGGACGGTCTGTACGGAGCGGAAATGAGCGCGCACCATTTTTTTCGTGATTTTTCCTATTGTGACAGCGGCATGATTCCCTGGCTTTTGGTCGCGCAGATCATTTGCGAAACAGGCAGACCGCTCTCGCAACTGATTGCTGATATGGAGGCGCAGTTCCCTTGCAGCGGCGAGATCAATCGTGTCGTAAAATCAACGGAGGAAACGTTAGCCGTCGTCGAAGAAGCGTATCGCGATCAGGCGCGGGAAGTAAAACATTTGGACGGCTTGAGCATGGATTTCGGCACATGGAGATTCAATTTGCGGCAGTCGAATACCGAACCGCTGGTACGTTTCAATTTGGAAACGCGCGGTGATCGGGAGTTGATGCAAACCAAGCGGGACGAAGTGTTGGCGCTGATTGAAACGACAGTAAAATAATTGGCAATAAAAAAGAACGCGATCGCGTTCTTTTTTATTGCTTAATTTTTGTTTTTCAATACCCGCGTTTTTTATCAATGACATTTTTCAGCTTCTGATCGCTTAAAAAGCGTTGCCAATTATCCGCCAAGAGGTCCAGAACTTTGTCCATGTAGCCGTAGACGCGCGCCGCGGTATGCGGAGTCAAAATCACATTGTCGAGCGTCCACAGCGGCGAATCTTCCGGTAACGGTTCCCGTGCGGTGACGTCGAGACCCGCGCCCGCGACGTGACCCGATTGCAGCGCCTCAATCAAGGCGGCTTCGTCAACGATGGTGCCGCGCGCGATATTGATGAAATAAACGCCTTTTTTCATCGCGGCGATTTCTTTGGCGCCGAAATATCCTTCCGTTTCCGGTGTGCCGGGCAGCGCGCACATGACGACGTCGGCCTCCGGCAAGACACGTATTAATTCATCGTTGGTGATGACGCGGTCAACCAAAGCCTCTTCCGTAAGATGATTTTTTACCGCGATGATTTCCGCGCCGAAGGCCGCGCAGCGTTTGGCGATTTCTTTACCGATGCCGCCGAAACCGGCGATCAACACTTTCGTGTTTTCCAGCGAGGTAAATGACTGCGGATCCCAATTTTTTCCCGCTTGCGCCGTGACGGCGTGTTTTAATTTGTGACGCAACGCGAGCAGCAACGCCAGCGCCCGCTCCGCGACCGGCGCATCGTGAATCGCGGCGGTGTGCGTCAAGACGATATCGTTTTGTTGCATGGGCGGCGGTAAGAGTTTTTCAATCCCGGCGCTCATGCTGTGCAGCCAGCGCAGTTTCGGCGCGGCTTCCAGCACGGGAAGCGGATCCATCGAGCCCCACAAGGCCACCGCATCGGCATCTTTCAGGTGCGGTAGCGCCTCGCTCATTTTAGCGTACGCTTCGACAGTGGCATCGGGG belongs to Negativicoccus succinicivorans and includes:
- a CDS encoding formate--tetrahydrofolate ligase, giving the protein MRSDIEIAQAAKLQPITEIAAAAGIDEKYLAPYGRYKAKIGYDLIRKLDSAQNGHLILVTAISPTPAGEGKSTTTVGLAQGLAKLGKKVMVALREPSLGPCMGIKGGAAGGGYSQVVPMEDINLHFTGDMHAITAAHNLLAAMLDNHLQQGNALRIDPRRIVWKRVVDMNDRALRHIVVGLGGKVNGVPREDGFDITVASEVMAILCLAQDLKDMKERFSRIIVAYDYDGNAVTAGDLHAQGAMTALMKDAISPNLVQTIEHVPALVHGGPFANIAHGCNSLVATKTALHLADYVVTEAGFGADLGAEKFFDIKCRYGKLKPEAAVLVATVRALKMHGGRAKNELTEPDVDALKRGLENLGKHLENIAKYNVPAVVAINAFASDTAEEMAAIRTYCEERGVPVALSDVFAKGGEGGKKLAQAVLAEMAKGTADFQPLYASELSIPDKIRTIAREIYGADDIVLEAAAQKTLTDIEAGGYAALPVCIAKTQYSFSDDPNKLGRPSGFTLHVRELKISAGAGFIVALTGNIMTMPGLPKKPAAEKIDVTADGNIVGLF
- the dnaX gene encoding DNA polymerase III subunit gamma/tau, with product MAYLALYRKWRPQTFADVVGQDPIAHTLAQAVARGKVAHAYLFSGPRGTGKTSMAKILAKALNCIHGPTAEPCNACERCREITQGTAFDVSEIDAASNRGIDEMRALRDTVAQLPTVARTKVYIIDEAHMLTKEAANALLKTLEEPPEHVVFILATTEPERLPATIISRCQRYEFRRISVAAITAQLLKVAQGSDIELSEGAARLIAVRAEGGLRDALSLLDQCAGTGGAITDAVVTTVLGLPDQEEITGLAEAVLARDSARALQIFQEILASGKEPAVVLQQLLQWLRDALLCQIDPDFPELAIYGKALSRLQKMAQTIPAGRLATLATRTADGLREARFAGSVRMATELTLLALCRSGGEVNAAEWEERITALENREAVVSPALLQRVAALEEAVQRGATAKARRAEPSPPLPDDEDAAVSAEEWEMNLAPPPIADEEEPAAPPETVHMPLRSPRKKTAGPPKAPAKPLPTEPVASQWNSSAPQHREKVARPSAKKPEKATENVDFFVLPEQYDGIWQNVVETLFARKKMAQAACYRNAKLLLIAGAHAVIAIDHTFLVDAANRPDYRQEVTAILQELIGAELTLLAVFSKSAQADEARARAEALRGSAAPSSEKTTVSASSVTSPGEYRKIRREDIDPADQNDPVLANALQFAGDCDIYVWEE
- a CDS encoding YbaB/EbfC family nucleoid-associated protein, translated to MFGNKAQMAGMMKKVKKMQDDMAKMQDELKRKTTEVTAGGGAIRLVMNGEKQITELKIDPAVLEAQDAEMLEDLVTAAVNEAGRKIDDMASQEVNRITGGMGLPPGMF
- the recR gene encoding recombination mediator RecR, producing MNEPLERLTEQFRRLPGVGVKTARRLAYFILEEPQESVDAFIEAITTAKAQTKYCSVCGNLSTQDPCEFCADPRRDHSVICVVESPTDVQAMERCHEYHGVYHVLHGALSPLDGIQPEQLHIRELLERLRDDTVQEIIMATDPDAEGEATALYIAGLVKPIGIKVTRIARGLPAGGDIGFVDGVTLAGAVAHRQSM
- a CDS encoding ABC transporter permease; this translates as MVALNTLITFVVVAIIAILIFRVLGWALAPFIGNIIAGGLLYWLIDAILMKLPWTFLDAIIVALFGIPGTIVIAICRALF
- a CDS encoding YerC/YecD family TrpR-related protein, producing the protein MSVNPRLVSPAMDSLLDALLALETREEGYALLEDLCTVSELRDLSMRWQVAQLLHSGQKYEYIESLTGASSATISRVKRALRYGADGYQTMLERLEGKDT
- a CDS encoding phosphomannomutase: MEALEKSHNGFKAYDIRGIVPTEVDEEVSYRVGRAYADQYKARKVAIGRDIRESSPRLSEALARGLTDGGVDVYDIGVCGTEMVYFATFRHGLDGGVMVTASHNPVNYNGLKLVREECIPISADTGLKEIEERVFAGHFATPEAKGVCRALDVQKEYIETLLQYVDMSHLKPMHIVVNAGNGGANLAFRDLKEHLPFTWHELYMDADATFPHGVPNPMIEENRLVTSRAVIAEKAQLGVAWDGDFDRCFLVDEKGNFVEGYYVLGLLAEHFLAQDPHATIVHDPRLYWNTQAICERYGATAVESKGGHAFMKETMRRVDGLYGAEMSAHHFFRDFSYCDSGMIPWLLVAQIICETGRPLSQLIADMEAQFPCSGEINRVVKSTEETLAVVEEAYRDQAREVKHLDGLSMDFGTWRFNLRQSNTEPLVRFNLETRGDRELMQTKRDEVLALIETTVK
- a CDS encoding D-2-hydroxyacid dehydrogenase, which translates into the protein MNIPKLVVLNHLTPERLERLQRVRPDATVEAYAKMSEALPHLKDADAVALWGSMDPLPVLEAAPKLRWLHSMSAGIEKLLPPPMQQNDIVLTHTAAIHDAPVAERALALLLALRHKLKHAVTAQAGKNWDPQSFTSLENTKVLIAGFGGIGKEIAKRCAAFGAEIIAVKNHLTEEALVDRVITNDELIRVLPEADVVMCALPGTPETEGYFGAKEIAAMKKGVYFINIARGTIVDEAALIEALQSGHVAGAGLDVTAREPLPEDSPLWTLDNVILTPHTAARVYGYMDKVLDLLADNWQRFLSDQKLKNVIDKKRGY